Below is a window of Phycisphaerae bacterium DNA.
ACAGGGTTGTTGAATCGCGTGGCATTGTCATCCGGGCGATTCTTGTCACCGACCGGATACTCCTTGAGGTACTTCAGGTTCCCGATCTTATCGATGATGTTGTTGGTGATTTCCCACTCCGTCGCCGGGGCGGTAGTCGGCGCATGCATCATCCATCCGTCGGTTTCCTTTTTGAACACACGGGGAGACTGCTCCCCGCGGACCAGCACCTCAACACGATCCACGTCGGCCGGCTTGGGGTCAAACATCGCCTTGGCGGTGGTCTTGGGCTCCTCGACCGGCCCGCTCACGGGAGTCTCCCACGGCTTGACAACGAAGAACAGACACGCCGCCACAGCCACGGCCAGAATCGCCAGTATAAGTGTTGTCTTGGTATTCATGGCGTCTTACTTGCTCCGTACAAGCATGACCACGATCCCTGCCACGAAAACGATCGCCGCCCAGACCATCGTCACGGTCAATACCTTCGTCTGGGTTCCCGCCTTCAGCACCGGCACCAAGGGAATCTGCGACGGGCCGGATGCGATCATTTCTTCCTGATTGCAGAGCCACAGAACGGCATTGACAAACAGATCCGCGTTCTCGGTCGGTGGCGGATCGGTCTGGAACCGGGCGCGCTTGCCCTCGCCCAGGAACCGTGGCACGCGCCGCGTTAGATGCCAGTCCGTCAGAGATGCCCCGGTTCCGAGCACGACGACCCGGCTCTTAGGCTCGTTCTCACCGAAAGACTTCTCGATGGCCAAGGCAACCGAGAACGGCGGTTTCCAGATCGAATCCGGATCATCCCGGAACTGGCTCCGGTTCTCGCCGGTTGACAAGGCTTTGCTGATCATTTGAATGCCTTTGTCGCTGAACGCCCAGATGTAGTTCAAAACCGCCGGGACCTCCAGGATCGTGGAAACGCTCACGTCGGCCGGCGGCTCCTGCCCCTTGACCTTTGTGACCGGGCAGACGTCGTTCATCAGCATTCGCCGGGCCTTGAGCGGCGCTCCGATGGGCTGATCGGAAAAACTGCTAAGCTGCATATGGCCGACCTGCTCGATATCAATGCCGAACAGCGTCGGGTCATGAGTGTCGGGCAGCACTCGAAGCAACCGATAAGACTGGTGTACTTCAACGCCGTAGTTTTTGCTGAGGATGTCGCCGTAGGCATAAGGGCCGACCGGCTCCGGGCCAAACCAACTCATTCGTGGGATGACCCACGTGGCCAAGAAAATCGCCTTGGACCCCGCGGTCAGAAGGGGGCGTATCTTCTCAAGCTGCTCCTCTCCGAAACCCTTCTCCGGCGGCCGACCCATCATCGGATTGGGAGGCGACGTTTCCGCAGGCGGCAGGAAGACATAGATGGCCTCGGTGCCTTCCTCGGGTTGTGGCCGCTCGGCGTCCGTCCCCTCGGCGCCCAGGTTCCAGTCCTTCACCGCGAAATTCGCCTGTTTGAGTTTGTCCTTCAGCGTGCTCAACTGTTCGAGCGGGATTCGACCGGTGTTGCGGCCGCCTTGCCCCATCCGTCGGGCCATGGGGTCGGCCTCGGTCTCGTAGGCCACAAAGATCACCGTCCCGTATTTCTTCTGGCGGGTCATCGCCAGCAAGGCGCCTGAAATCGCGCTGTCGCCGTCAAACACGCGGGCGGTCCTGCTCTCGTCCATCCGCATCCGCATCGTCGGGTCGGCGATGGGCCAGACCTCGTCAAACTTCACCACCCGGACCTGGTCCCCCACCTCGATCACCACGAGGTTCTCGTCCTGCAGCCGTTCGGCGATCTCATCCAGCTCCAATTTGGGCAGGCTTTCGATCTTCTTGGCGATGTCCGCGATCTTGTCCAGGATTTCCTTGAACATCGTGCCTTCGCTGCCGCGGGCAAGAAAATCCCTGCTGGCCTGGTCAATACGGGCCCCGTCGTCAAGGATCGCGAGGATGCTGGACTTCCATTCCTTGTCCAGCTTCTGTCCTATGTTGCTGGCGATCTGTCGGAGCTGCCTCAACAAGCTCTGAAGCTGGTCCTTGGGTACGTTCGGCGCGGAGAGAACCTGTCGCACGGCCTGCACGTTCTCGCTGACGCTCTGGGCCGTCTCACTCAGGTTGGCCGACAGGGGCATCTTGGCCACCAGCGGCCCAAGTTGCACGTTAAGCATCCATCGCGGATGCTGCTCGATGGCCGGATTGGCCTTCACGAAGGAGTTGACCCTTCCGACTTCCTCCGTGAGCCACCGGCCGAGCGCATTGGAGGCCTTGGCGAAGTCCTGGATCGCCGGCTTGGGGTCATCCGGAATTGTTGTGTCACTCGGGTCGCCGACGCCGGCGACGAGGTTGGCCAGGAGCTTGTCCAGTTCCTCAAGCTGCTTGCGGGTCTTGGCCGCGAAATCCGAGTCCTTGTTCGACAGCACGGTTGCCAACGAGTTGATGTCCTTGCACCATTTCTGGGCATCCTCGAGCGTCTGCTTCAACTGGTCGTTGGTCTGCTTGATCTTGTTGGTGGCTTCCTGGTACTTGGGCATGGCGTCCTGACCTTCAGTCAGGTCCTGGACGTCTCGCCTGGTCTCAGCGATATTCTCGAGATTGGCCTTGAGGTTCAGATTGATGCGGTTGAGCGAGGAGAATCCGCCGAGCCAGGCGTTGTCGTCGCGCTGGAGGCCCTCGATCTGCGACTGGAGCGGCGGCAGGGATTGCTGCACGTCTTCCCAAAGGGTCCTGGCGGCGGCGATCACCTCGTTGTGTTTCTCGGCCGCCCCGCCGAACTTGCCCTGGATGCGGTTGCGCAACGCGAGCTTGTCCGCTGGACTGTAGCAGTGTGTAACCCTCACGCGCTTATCGAACTGAGCGATCTCGTCACAGAGATCCTCGACGCGAGGGAAATAGGTCTTGCGTTCGTACTCGGGCTCGACCGAGGTGTACACCGTGGTGATGGCAATTTTGTCTCCCTCGATCTGCTTCAAGACGTTTTTGGTCCGCTGGCTGAGGCGGTAGCTTGATGAACCGGCCGAGAGGTCCCATCGTTTGTTCAGTCTCGGGTCGGTGAACAGGAAATTGATGCCGACCACCACCGCCGCCAGCAGGAGAATGACGATGAAAACGTTGGTGCCGAAAAACAGGCGCCGGCCCGTGGCACTCATCTCGTGATGCTTGTCGTTTACCGCCATCGCCGCGACTCCAGAACCTTGATTGCCAGGAAAAGAAACAGACAGGTGTTCGACACGAAGAACACCACGCTCGCCGAGTCGATCATTCCCTTGTTGCAGTTGGAGAACTGATCGAGAATGTTCAACGACTTGAGGAACTTGCTGAGCCAGACGTTGGTCACCTGGGCGGTCGCGTACTCCGCCGCGAAACTGAACAGCGAAAGAACCGCCACGGCGATGATCGCGGCCAGAAGCTGGTGCCGCGTGGTGGCGCTGGCGAACAGTCCGACCGAGATGAACATCGCCCCCAACAGGATCAGACCGATGTAGCCGCTGACGATCTCCGTCCCGACCGGGTTGGCGTAAATCGTCATCAGGATCAGGTGGGGCACAGTCGTGGCCAACAAGCCGATATAGAAGATCAGGGCCCCGAAGAACTTGCCGAGAATCACCCCCGCGTCGGTTACCGGGGCGGTCATCAGGGACTCGATCGATCCTGAGGCGAACTCATCGGCCACCGAACGCATGGTAAGCAACGGCAGGGCAAATACCAGGAGGCCGGCGATACGCTCAAACAGCAACCGCATGCTCGCCTCGTTGCCCGGCTGAAGCACGTCGGTGGTGAAATACATCCCCGATAGCACCAGGAACACGAAACCGACAATGTAGGCGATCGGCGAGTAGAACAAAGCCGACAGCTCACGTTCCATCAGCGCGACCACGGCCACGGAGCTGGTCGCCCCGGCCGCGCTCGGCACCTTCGCTTCATTTTGCTCAGACATAAATGCCCGTCCTCAGTGAAACAGTATGGAAGCAACAGTCAGGCGGCGCGAGCGTTATCGCCCCGTCGAGCCGGCCGCCTCGGCGGTGATCTGGATAAAGAACTCTTCCAGACCGCCCGTCTCCAACCGCAGATCGCGCAGGCCCCAGTTATGGCGGGCGGCAACCGACGCGATCTCCTCGCGCACGTCACGTCCCTCGGAAGTCTCGATCCGAAGATGGTTCCAGCCTTCGTTCGGGTTGATCTCCACGTTTTTGACTCCGTTCACCTGCCGTATCGCCCGGGCCACGTCCTCCTTCGGCCCGCGGATTTCGGCGATCACCCGAGAGGCGCCCTTAATGCGATCCCGGATCTCGCTCATGGAGCCGCTGGCCCGAATACGTCCGCCGGCGATGATGATGGTCCGCTGGCACGTGGCCTCGACCTCCGGCAGGATATGAGAGCTGAGAATGATGGTATGCCGCCTGGCCAGGTCGGAGATCAGCTTTCGCGTCTCGCGAATCTGCGTCGGGTCCAGGCCGATGGTGGGCTCGTCCAGCACCAGAACCTTCGGATCGTGCAGGAGTGCATCGGCCAGACCTACCCTTTGCTTCATGCCTTTGGACAACTGACCGATCGGCCGATCGATGAAATCGCCCAGCCAAACCCGATCGGCCACGCGCCGGATCGCCGCCTCGCGTGCGCTTCGCTCCATTCCGCGGAGCTTACCGCGGAAGTTGAGGAACTCACGCACCCGCATTTCCTGGTACAGGGGATTGCTTTCCGGGAGGTAACCGACGCGACGCCTGACCTCGAGCGATTGGGTGAAGACGTCGAAGCCGGCAACGCTCGCCGAGCCGCTCGTGGCCGGCAGGAAACAGGTGAGTATGCGAAGCGTAGTGCTCTTGCCCGCCCCGTTGGGCCCCAGAAAACCGACAATCTCGCCCTCTTCCACGCTGAACGAGATGTTGTCGACCGCCTTGTGTGAGCCGTAGAACTTGGTCAGATTTCTCACCTCGATCATGTGATTTGCTCTCGTTCCTGCCTTTGAATGTACAAGCGACCACGGAGCTCTTCGAGTTCCCCGGCCGCAGCCTTTCCTGTAATCTTTCTGACGTTATTTCTGATCCCGCGCAGGGTCTCCGCCCGTCGGCACACCGTTTACGCCGCGCTATTACGAAACTCACGCGGCCGTGGTTCGCCGCCCTGCGGACGAGCATGCTCGGCGCGTCCGGCGGGGGCCAAACTAGATAGCACCCCAGGCCACCCATGTCAAGTTCTCATGAACAGTCCCGCAAAAGCCAGATCCCAGGCAGCCGAGGTTGTGAGTTATCAGTCGCGGCGACCCCGCAGCGCGTGCTGCGCCATCCCGTCCGCAGACACAGTGCCTGTCAGGTTCCTGCGGGCGCAGTGGGTCTTAAACGCTTAATTTACAAAAAGATACGTCGCGAACACTTCTTGGGTTCAGCGAGTATGGAGATTTGCACCGGCGCGGACCAGAGGCAAAGCCCTGCTATCCCAATGCGCGTTCCACAAAGGGCCGCAGGGCATGAAGCAGCGTCTCGCCCACAAGCCCTTGCCGAAGGTCGGTTCGAGCATCAAAAGGCGCTATCAAGGGCATCGAAATCTTAGCCAGCCGGGCGATGACTTCAGGATTAGTTTCCTCGGCCAAGGTGGCGGAGTCGGGCCGGTAACCGTTAATCACCACGCCCGAGATGGGCAGTCCTCGCGTCCGGGCGGCCTCGATGGTCAACAACGTGTGGTTGATCGTCCCCAGACCCGGCCGGGCTACAATAATCAGCGGCAGGTTGAACCGCTTGGCCAAGTCAGCCATGTTGTTTTTCGGGTCGACGGGGACCAGAAGCCCTCCGGCCCCTTCGACCAGAACCCAATCGGCAGAAGCCCGCAGCCGACACCAGCTTTGGTCAATCGCCTCCCAATCGACCGGCTTGCGGGTGTGCTCGGCCGCAATCATCGGAGCCACATCCCCCCCGTACCGCACGGGATTGATGGTCTCAAGAGTCGCGTCGCTCTCGGCACAATGAGCAAGGAATTCAGCATCTTCACTGGCCAGCCCGAGCCGCACGTCTCTTCGGCACCCCGTGGCAACCGGTTTGAACACAGCCACCTTGCGGTTGTGCTCGCGGAGCAGCATCGCCAGTGCGCCGGCAATCACCGTCTTGCCAACGCCTGTATCCGTTCCTGTAATAAACCAGCCTGGCAAGGGAGCATCTCCAGCGGTCTGTCAGTCTGTTCGGCTGTTAGTCCGTTAGAACCTGACGGCCAGGCATCTGTGCGGCTTGCGCGCATCTTTCTGGATGGCAGAGCGCTTGGGTTGCGGCCCGCAAAAAGGCGGTCCGCCTTGGGCTGTTTGTTCCGCAAGCCGCTGCTTACTGGCACAGTCAAACAAGATCACAACCTGTACCCCTCAATTTCATAGAATCCGAACAAGGGACAATCGCACGGAGCCCTGGAAACGGCCTTGTTCTCGGATTTCTTGCCTTGCACCGAAACACCACCGCCTGTGCATCTCGGCGTGCGCGACAGAGCAAGCTCCATTCTCAATTCCGCACTTGCCATTCTTCATTGGCCAGCGTTGCCGTATGCGACGCTGGAGCGCATTGACCTTAGTTCGGCTGCATTTGCACAGATCAGGCACGACCCGCTGATGCTGTTCAGCGACGGCCAATCGCCAGATCAATGACCTGCACGTCCACATCCCGGTCGCGGAGAATCACCAGAATGTTGCCCTGGCGGTCCGCGACGACGCTGGCAGCTCCGTACGTTTGTCCGGTCCACGGCCCGTGGGTGATCATCCCCACCAGGTCCGTCCCCACGACTGGGCAGCCGGCCCATTGAGCCGCTTGGGCCACTGTTTTGTGGAGGTTTTTGGCGTGCCCGGGCCACTTTTCCTTCGGCGCCGCCCAGCCGTACGGGACCAGCAGCACGTCCGGCTTGAGTGAGCCGGCCCGCTTGACGTACTCCTCGGTGAAGGTATCCGCGCAAATGAGCATGCCAATCCGCCCGAGCGGCGTATCCACGGCCTTGA
It encodes the following:
- a CDS encoding ABC transporter permease encodes the protein MSEQNEAKVPSAAGATSSVAVVALMERELSALFYSPIAYIVGFVFLVLSGMYFTTDVLQPGNEASMRLLFERIAGLLVFALPLLTMRSVADEFASGSIESLMTAPVTDAGVILGKFFGALIFYIGLLATTVPHLILMTIYANPVGTEIVSGYIGLILLGAMFISVGLFASATTRHQLLAAIIAVAVLSLFSFAAEYATAQVTNVWLSKFLKSLNILDQFSNCNKGMIDSASVVFFVSNTCLFLFLAIKVLESRRWR
- a CDS encoding ATP-binding cassette domain-containing protein; protein product: MIEVRNLTKFYGSHKAVDNISFSVEEGEIVGFLGPNGAGKSTTLRILTCFLPATSGSASVAGFDVFTQSLEVRRRVGYLPESNPLYQEMRVREFLNFRGKLRGMERSAREAAIRRVADRVWLGDFIDRPIGQLSKGMKQRVGLADALLHDPKVLVLDEPTIGLDPTQIRETRKLISDLARRHTIILSSHILPEVEATCQRTIIIAGGRIRASGSMSEIRDRIKGASRVIAEIRGPKEDVARAIRQVNGVKNVEINPNEGWNHLRIETSEGRDVREEIASVAARHNWGLRDLRLETGGLEEFFIQITAEAAGSTGR
- the bioD gene encoding dethiobiotin synthase gives rise to the protein MPGWFITGTDTGVGKTVIAGALAMLLREHNRKVAVFKPVATGCRRDVRLGLASEDAEFLAHCAESDATLETINPVRYGGDVAPMIAAEHTRKPVDWEAIDQSWCRLRASADWVLVEGAGGLLVPVDPKNNMADLAKRFNLPLIIVARPGLGTINHTLLTIEAARTRGLPISGVVINGYRPDSATLAEETNPEVIARLAKISMPLIAPFDARTDLRQGLVGETLLHALRPFVERALG